A genomic region of Deinococcus carri contains the following coding sequences:
- a CDS encoding CarD family transcriptional regulator — protein sequence MSFHTGDRVVLPPYGIGVVSGTCHRPVAGETHVYYQVDFPNTASRAFVPVRAPQGAGMRAALTAADMPDLLCRLQDSQTLNLPRQWAARHRRVTEILVGGDPYELATLTCELRRWNIERGLPDLDRQAFRRAIRLLEQEVRGLEDQCAQDVQRLLDHAWNETPT from the coding sequence ATGTCCTTCCACACGGGTGATCGCGTCGTTCTTCCTCCCTATGGCATCGGGGTGGTCAGTGGCACCTGCCACCGTCCGGTCGCCGGGGAAACCCACGTCTACTATCAGGTGGACTTTCCCAACACGGCGAGCCGGGCCTTCGTGCCGGTCCGGGCACCCCAGGGCGCGGGGATGCGCGCGGCCCTGACCGCCGCCGATATGCCTGATCTGCTGTGCCGGCTCCAGGACAGCCAGACCCTAAATCTGCCCCGCCAGTGGGCCGCCCGCCACCGCCGCGTCACCGAGATTCTGGTCGGCGGCGATCCCTACGAACTCGCCACCCTGACGTGCGAACTGCGCCGCTGGAATATCGAACGTGGCCTGCCCGATCTGGACCGCCAGGCCTTCCGCCGCGCCATCCGTCTGCTGGAACAGGAAGTCCGCGGGCTGGAAGACCAGTGCGCGCAGGACGTGCAACGCCTGCTGGACCACGCCTGGAACGAAACCCCCAC